From the genome of Bombyx mori chromosome 16, ASM3026992v2, one region includes:
- the LOC101745334 gene encoding splicing factor ESS-2 homolog, translating into MSAGGSAMRPGEAALQNMKLLKAETTVFKVPKIPKQKSEKKSKVLEEDAYVEGIAKIIQRDFFPDLEKLNAQNEYLEATENKDYQRLRELTQKYSGNRPPTEPYNTPATFDTPNIDRPCTPATNNEDAPRQTKNATKDKTADITDNHSLDSFLAKHTSEDNESYDRVISLEQKKRANKIASQLQAEITSATLADEALALPSIEQQADQTERPHELDTWRYKARNYIMYVPDGAESQRPPPKPELVHQNTRLKAQPFDYAKNKETISAIARNQDATVNGRIGVDGSSLSSEKEERYPILQTSSPRPGEGASPLMTWGHIEGTPFRLDGGDTPLPAAGAGVAYKMLEGGARERIALQLAEQLAKRRRPTTPRIPPPSPSFRTSTERLASMSPAARKLAAKHLLTPRLKLTPNDMGILSHAATPKRTPTRRPLVATPSTNKNTATSTRPSDSGNVNNSSTMIENNLTDNLLQINVCKRNRLKAKDFFE; encoded by the exons ATGTCAGCTGGAGGAAGCGCTATGAGGCCTGGAGAGGCAGCATTACAGAACATGAAGCTGTTGAAAGCTGAGACTACTGTGTTCAAAGTACCAAAAATACCCAAACAGAAGTCAGAGAAGAAGAGCAAGGTTTTAGAGGAAGATGCTTATGTGGAG GGCATAGCAAAAATTATTCAAAGAGATTTCTTCCCTGACCTAGAGAAACTGAATGCACAGAACGAATACTTGGAGGCTACAGAAAACAAAGACTATCAGAGACTTCGAGAATTAACTCAAAAGTATAGCGGGAACAGACCACCTACAGAACCAT atAACACCCCAGCCACTTTTGACACGCCAAACATTGACCGGCCGTGCACTCCTGCTACCAACAATGAGGATGCTCCCAGACAAACAAAAAATGCCACTAAAGACAAAACCGCAGATATTACTGATAACCACAGCttag ATTCCTTTCTGGCCAAACACACGAGCGAGGACAACGAAAGCTACGATCGAGTTATATCGTTGGAGCAAAAGAAGCGTGCAAATAAAATAGCATCGCAGCTTCAAGCCGAGATCACGTCTGCAACACTCGCAGATGAAGCACTAGCTTTACCCTCCATAGAACAACAAGCTGATCAAACGGAAAGGCCACATGAA TTGGACACTTGGCGTTACAAAGCTCGTAATTACATAATGTACGTGCCTGACGGGGCGGAGTCCCAGCGCCCGCCGCCGAAGCCCGAACTAGTCCACCAGAACACAAGGCTAAAAGCTCAACCCTTCGACTACGCTAAGAACAAAGAGACAATAAGCGCCATCGCGAGGAATCAg GACGCGACAGTAAACGGCAGGATAGGCGTGGACGGCAGCAGTTTGAGTTCAGAGAAGGAAGAGCGCTATCCGATACTGCAGACCTCGTCCCCCCGCCCCGGCGAGGGCGCGTCCCCCCTCATGACGTGGGGACACATCGAGGGGACGCCATTCAGACTCGACGGCGGGGACACGCCGCTACCTGC CGCGGGGGCGGGAGTGGCGTACAAGATGCTGGAAGGCGGCGCCCGGGAACGTATCGCGCTGCAGCTCGCCGAGCAACTCGCCAAGAGGAGGCGGCCCACCACCCCGAGGATACCTCCGCCCTCGCCGAG TTTTCGAACGAGCACCGAGCGCCTGGCCAGCATGTCGCCGGCGGCCAGGAAATTAGCCGCGAAACATTTACTAACACCGAGACTCAAGCTGACGCCAAACGACATGGGAATTTTATCGCACGCGGCAACACCGAAACGAACACCAACACGGCGACCGTTAGTGGCAACACCGAGCACGAATAAGAACACGGCAACATCGACCCGTCCTTCCGACTCTGGCAACGTGAACAACAGCAGTACTATGATAGAAAATAATCTCACCGACAACTTGCTGCAGATTAATGTGTGCAAAAGGAATAGATTAAAAGCTAAAGACTTCTTCGAATAA